Proteins encoded together in one Rossellomorea sp. y25 window:
- a CDS encoding helix-turn-helix transcriptional regulator has protein sequence MIEGKIISFYREKRQMTQRDLGIGICSSTHVSKIERGLTEYSIEVLNLLANRLQVDLKKEIETYYSIKSMLHDWMNAIIMRQKKKAERIKLQLEEIELLELSDFQQSFKLIHIRYSMLIGHFSDVPLMLREMEKEMNLSSLDANLLLHSKAIYLMQFKRDYQLAMVLLRQIDESSYPYHEYYYHLALNHHFLRQHIYAYKYASRSLEYFMKTNNFVRIIDAKMLILVLLEYDHLNEDKGEVYRSMLEMTETLGLHDQHSFILHNYAYHQLAHHRYGEAMELYKRSMRLKDPQSSVYLESLEGYVHAASKSGKKSVRILLEQVEAGLGLAEELQDERHVHLFKLHRFRILDQPDDYYGYLENYAYPYFSTNGMHRLKEYYHIQLYHHFMKTGQIEKANSFSRSYIEPVKQYDVFA, from the coding sequence ATGATTGAAGGCAAAATCATCAGCTTCTACCGTGAAAAGAGACAAATGACCCAGCGTGATCTTGGTATTGGGATTTGTTCAAGTACTCATGTCAGTAAGATTGAGAGAGGATTGACAGAGTATTCGATTGAAGTCCTGAACCTATTAGCAAACCGGTTACAGGTGGATCTAAAGAAAGAAATAGAGACTTATTATTCTATTAAATCAATGCTCCATGATTGGATGAATGCCATTATAATGAGGCAGAAAAAAAAGGCTGAGCGCATTAAGCTGCAGTTGGAGGAAATCGAGTTGTTGGAACTCTCTGACTTTCAACAATCCTTCAAGCTTATACATATACGGTACAGCATGCTCATCGGTCATTTTTCTGATGTCCCCTTGATGTTAAGGGAGATGGAGAAGGAAATGAATTTGTCTTCCCTTGATGCTAATTTACTGCTCCATAGTAAGGCGATCTACTTGATGCAATTCAAAAGGGATTATCAACTTGCCATGGTGCTTCTTAGACAAATTGATGAGTCCTCTTATCCTTACCATGAATATTATTATCACCTGGCCCTTAATCATCATTTTCTTAGGCAGCATATTTATGCCTATAAATACGCAAGCAGGAGTCTCGAATATTTTATGAAAACGAATAATTTCGTGCGGATCATCGATGCAAAAATGCTCATTCTGGTATTATTGGAGTATGATCATTTGAATGAGGATAAGGGAGAGGTATATCGATCCATGCTTGAAATGACAGAAACGTTAGGACTGCATGATCAACATTCCTTCATCCTCCATAACTATGCCTATCATCAGCTTGCACATCATCGTTATGGGGAGGCAATGGAATTATATAAACGGTCCATGAGATTGAAAGATCCTCAGAGCTCCGTCTATCTTGAGTCATTGGAAGGCTATGTCCATGCCGCATCCAAGTCAGGAAAGAAATCTGTGAGAATCCTGCTGGAACAGGTGGAGGCAGGATTGGGGTTGGCTGAAGAACTTCAGGATGAACGGCATGTGCACTTATTCAAGCTTCATAGATTCAGGATTTTAGATCAACCTGACGATTACTATGGCTATTTGGAAAACTATGCCTATCCCTATTTCTCAACCAATGGAATGCATCGTCTTAAAGAGTATTACCACATTCAGCTCTACCATCACTTTATGAAGACAGGTCAAATAGAAAAAGCCAATTCCTTTTCACGGTCGTACATAGAACCTGTAAAGCAGTATGATGTGTTTGCTTAA
- a CDS encoding sugar O-acetyltransferase, with protein MMTEKEKMLNGEYYNARDPELMEMARKARVLMDQFNFSPPDQAERKQEILAGLLEAMGENVWVEKPFYCDYGQNISIGKNTFINFNCTILDTNKVTIGENVLIAPNVQIYSATHPLRASERINLHHGPDEAPYRTLTKPISIGDNVWIGGNSVILPGVTIGNNAVIGAGSVVTKSIPENSLAVGNPCRVVRDI; from the coding sequence CTGATGACTGAAAAAGAAAAAATGTTAAATGGAGAGTACTATAATGCAAGAGATCCCGAGTTGATGGAAATGGCCAGGAAAGCAAGGGTTCTGATGGATCAATTCAACTTCTCCCCTCCAGACCAGGCAGAAAGAAAACAGGAGATTCTGGCCGGGCTTCTTGAAGCAATGGGAGAAAATGTGTGGGTGGAAAAGCCGTTCTACTGTGATTATGGACAAAACATTTCAATTGGAAAAAACACGTTTATCAATTTTAACTGTACTATTTTGGATACAAATAAAGTGACGATAGGGGAGAACGTTCTAATTGCACCGAATGTCCAGATTTATTCGGCCACTCATCCTCTCCGGGCATCTGAAAGAATCAATCTCCATCATGGTCCGGATGAAGCCCCTTACCGCACATTGACTAAGCCAATCTCTATTGGAGATAACGTGTGGATAGGCGGTAATTCAGTCATTTTGCCAGGAGTCACAATAGGAAACAATGCAGTTATCGGAGCCGGAAGTGTTGTGACGAAATCAATACCTGAAAACAGTCTAGCAGTGGGAAATCCTTGCAGAGTCGTAAGGGATATTTAG
- a CDS encoding glycoside hydrolase family 13 protein: MLREAVYHRPKGNYAYPLDHDTLQFRIRTKRNDVDSVYLIWDDPFRGEVVDHVWSWIPKQIEEMNKCGSTELYDYWTVSIRPRDKRVKYSFELRDSKEVLYFTEKGFYPSLDEAISSFFLYPYLLEEDVFAAPDWVKDTIWYQIFPERFANGDKGNDIQGTLPWGSEEPSEHTFFGGDFQGVINHLDYLDELGITGIYFTPIFKAPSNHKYDTEDYLTIDPQFGDKETFKRLVNECHKRGIKVMLDAVFNHCGFTFPPFQDVLENGENSRFKDWFHIDDFPLQTTPVPTYMTFGYTHTMPKLNTANEEVRSYLLEVGRYWVKEFDIDGWRLDVANEVSHDFWRGFRKEVKKVKPDLYILGEIWHDALPWLQGDQFDAVMNYPYTSPALDFFAKGSITAIQFANQTTDAYLMYPKPVMDASFNLLGSHDTPRIATLCGNDSRKVRALFTFLLTSPGTPCFYYGDEIGMTGAMDPGCRKCMEWDTEKQDRELLTFITELIDLRKKHRALSSEASIEFIQSPIEEDVIGYKRSCGDETVLCFLSRSDSSKSLTMPDDLIGKTVEDLLTGENPLTVASKMEVEAFSIKILRIVDDSKRRNN; encoded by the coding sequence ATGCTGAGAGAAGCTGTTTACCACCGTCCAAAAGGAAACTATGCCTATCCGTTGGATCACGACACTCTTCAATTCAGGATCCGAACGAAAAGAAACGATGTAGATTCCGTTTACTTGATATGGGATGATCCTTTCCGTGGTGAAGTTGTCGATCACGTGTGGAGCTGGATTCCTAAACAGATCGAAGAAATGAATAAGTGCGGCTCGACAGAATTATATGATTATTGGACAGTGAGTATCAGGCCCCGGGACAAAAGGGTGAAATATTCCTTCGAGCTTCGGGATTCAAAGGAAGTGCTTTATTTCACTGAGAAGGGCTTCTATCCATCACTGGACGAAGCCATTTCTTCGTTCTTCCTGTATCCTTATTTATTGGAAGAAGACGTATTTGCCGCCCCAGATTGGGTGAAAGATACAATATGGTATCAGATTTTTCCGGAGAGATTTGCCAATGGAGACAAAGGGAATGATATTCAGGGAACACTCCCTTGGGGAAGTGAGGAACCAAGTGAACACACTTTCTTCGGCGGGGATTTCCAGGGAGTCATCAATCATCTCGACTATTTGGATGAGCTCGGTATCACAGGCATCTATTTCACCCCCATCTTCAAAGCTCCTTCCAATCATAAATACGATACGGAGGATTACTTAACGATTGATCCCCAGTTCGGTGATAAAGAGACATTTAAGCGATTGGTGAATGAGTGTCATAAGCGAGGAATCAAGGTTATGCTGGACGCGGTGTTTAATCACTGCGGCTTCACTTTTCCTCCCTTTCAGGATGTTTTAGAAAACGGTGAGAATTCCCGGTTCAAGGACTGGTTCCATATTGACGATTTCCCGCTACAGACAACACCGGTCCCGACATATATGACGTTTGGATACACCCATACAATGCCAAAGTTAAATACGGCGAATGAAGAAGTGCGCAGTTACCTGCTGGAAGTCGGGAGATACTGGGTGAAAGAGTTTGACATTGACGGCTGGAGGCTGGATGTTGCGAATGAGGTTTCCCATGATTTTTGGAGGGGATTCAGGAAAGAGGTCAAAAAGGTCAAACCGGATCTTTATATCCTTGGGGAGATCTGGCACGATGCCTTACCGTGGCTTCAGGGAGATCAATTCGATGCCGTCATGAATTATCCATATACGTCTCCGGCATTAGACTTCTTTGCGAAAGGTTCCATCACAGCCATTCAATTTGCCAATCAGACAACGGATGCTTATTTGATGTATCCGAAACCTGTCATGGATGCTTCTTTCAATCTGCTTGGAAGTCATGATACCCCGCGAATTGCCACTTTATGTGGCAACGATTCGAGAAAGGTTAGGGCATTGTTTACCTTCTTGCTCACTTCTCCTGGTACTCCGTGTTTTTATTACGGTGATGAAATCGGTATGACTGGAGCGATGGATCCGGGGTGCAGAAAGTGTATGGAATGGGATACAGAAAAGCAGGACCGGGAGCTGCTTACCTTTATCACCGAGCTTATTGATTTAAGGAAAAAGCACCGGGCATTAAGCAGTGAAGCAAGTATAGAATTCATTCAAAGCCCTATTGAGGAGGACGTGATTGGCTACAAGCGAAGCTGTGGGGATGAGACTGTCTTATGTTTTCTCAGCCGTTCAGACAGTAGCAAGTCCCTCACAATGCCTGATGACCTGATTGGAAAAACAGTGGAGGATTTACTGACTGGAGAAAATCCATTAACAGTGGCGTCCAAGATGGAGGTGGAGGCTTTCAGTATTAAAATTTTGAGAATCGTAGATGACAGTAAAAGGAGAAATAACTGA
- a CDS encoding alpha/beta hydrolase-fold protein, translating into MNSSIQTIENVSSVYLGNTRNVHIYLPPSYKEGSKHYPVLYMQDGQNIFHTAFNGQSWRMHEIADELIKQGEMEEIIIVGIENHPTERSNEYNFYFHGEGEVDVPFSTTPFSAKGNQYETFLIHEIKPLIDQTYRTKKTAECTALMGSSMGGAVSYHIGFRNPEVFSMVGIMSPYFYYHHKELKREISLVNKFSEKVPLKKIWMDIGAEEGPLIEVAQVEDMAAHLLRLGYEHEKEFLFQIDHSGKHTEDDWAKRVHAPLLYFFGTEKGKAVLIDVLEKKEEVGC; encoded by the coding sequence ATGAACTCATCTATTCAAACAATTGAAAACGTTTCATCCGTTTATCTAGGCAATACCCGCAATGTCCATATCTACCTGCCCCCAAGTTATAAGGAGGGGAGTAAGCATTATCCAGTATTGTACATGCAAGACGGTCAGAATATCTTCCACACTGCATTTAATGGACAATCCTGGAGGATGCATGAGATAGCGGATGAGTTAATTAAACAAGGGGAAATGGAAGAAATCATTATTGTTGGAATAGAGAATCACCCGACTGAACGTTCCAATGAATACAACTTTTATTTTCATGGAGAGGGGGAAGTAGATGTGCCGTTCTCAACCACGCCTTTTTCTGCAAAGGGAAATCAGTATGAAACATTCCTGATTCATGAAATCAAACCTCTTATCGATCAGACGTACCGGACCAAGAAAACCGCTGAATGTACGGCATTGATGGGTTCATCCATGGGAGGAGCGGTCAGTTATCATATCGGCTTTCGTAACCCGGAAGTATTCAGTATGGTTGGCATCATGTCGCCTTATTTCTATTATCATCATAAGGAATTGAAACGAGAGATAAGCCTGGTGAATAAATTTTCAGAGAAAGTCCCATTAAAGAAAATCTGGATGGATATTGGGGCAGAAGAAGGTCCATTAATTGAAGTTGCTCAAGTGGAAGATATGGCAGCACACCTTCTACGATTGGGATACGAGCATGAAAAAGAATTCCTGTTTCAGATTGATCACTCTGGAAAACATACAGAAGATGACTGGGCGAAAAGGGTTCATGCCCCACTGCTCTATTTCTTTGGAACAGAAAAAGGAAAGGCTGTACTGATTGATGTATTAGAAAAGAAGGAGGAAGTAGGATGCTGA
- a CDS encoding ROK family transcriptional regulator: MGLKGQNTQRTKQFNRSLVLKTMLRNGPISRHQIAELTNLTRGTITYITSDLLEEGLIQEQGSLPVEKQGAGRKSVALTLRDEAAWVIGMHIGMKEISIGLVSLNGRVKDVVRSTPSKEFTVDAYLHFIVEELKTFIHRHSDNVITGLGIGVNGPVDIKKGTVLGNEEEGWPEIPLYDYLQNHFSFPVYVDRDVSSMTLAEKLFGESKHFDQFMFLYVGRSLGSGLVLNDTHFRSGISGGGEFAHMTYQPDGRPCWCGNKGCINEYASLQALAEERKSDSIEELTHSILEGNAESIAALEAAGEKISVPLSSFINIIHVQRVVIGGPLERYNKVLADLISREVNNQAYVASLQKVDFQASSLGEYIEVIGAGSLALLNGIYQYKS, from the coding sequence ATGGGATTAAAAGGGCAGAATACGCAAAGAACTAAACAATTTAACCGCTCCCTCGTCTTGAAGACGATGTTGAGAAACGGACCGATCTCAAGGCATCAGATTGCTGAGCTGACCAATTTGACCAGGGGGACCATTACGTATATAACCTCGGATCTTTTAGAAGAGGGCCTGATTCAGGAACAAGGGAGTCTCCCGGTTGAGAAGCAGGGGGCTGGCCGGAAATCCGTAGCCCTTACTCTACGGGATGAAGCCGCATGGGTGATTGGGATGCATATTGGGATGAAAGAAATCTCCATCGGGTTAGTCAGTCTGAACGGAAGGGTGAAGGATGTAGTCAGAAGCACACCTTCCAAAGAGTTTACGGTCGATGCCTACCTCCATTTTATAGTGGAAGAGTTAAAGACTTTCATTCATCGGCATTCAGATAATGTGATTACCGGATTAGGAATCGGGGTCAATGGGCCCGTGGATATTAAGAAGGGGACAGTTCTGGGAAACGAAGAGGAAGGCTGGCCGGAAATTCCCCTTTACGACTATTTACAGAACCACTTTTCGTTCCCGGTTTACGTAGACCGTGATGTCAGCTCCATGACGCTTGCAGAGAAGTTGTTTGGTGAAAGTAAGCATTTCGATCAGTTTATGTTTCTCTATGTGGGCCGCAGCCTTGGATCTGGGCTGGTATTAAATGACACACATTTCCGTAGTGGTATATCAGGTGGGGGAGAATTCGCTCACATGACATACCAACCCGACGGACGGCCATGCTGGTGCGGAAACAAGGGGTGTATCAATGAATATGCATCCTTGCAAGCTCTTGCCGAGGAACGGAAGAGTGACTCCATTGAGGAGTTAACACATTCTATCCTAGAAGGAAACGCAGAATCCATCGCTGCCCTGGAGGCTGCAGGAGAGAAGATTTCAGTTCCGTTATCCTCCTTCATCAATATCATTCATGTTCAGAGAGTGGTGATTGGAGGGCCACTGGAACGATATAATAAGGTTCTTGCCGATTTGATCAGCAGGGAAGTCAACAATCAGGCATACGTAGCTTCCTTACAGAAGGTCGATTTCCAGGCATCCAGTCTCGGCGAATATATTGAAGTCATTGGTGCAGGAAGCCTTGCCCTGCTGAATGGCATCTATCAATACAAAAGTTGA